A genome region from bacterium SCSIO 12844 includes the following:
- a CDS encoding IS3 family transposase, whose translation MKKGVNHFLKEKVKRAELYEFINLYRRDFSIERMAKIFGVSRSAYYQYSRGNLSKKEIINSQLRPLLIKAFINSKGEYGTRRLQLLLRRLDIYVGRKRIAKLMKELGLYAKARRKFKVTTNQSKRPYYVAPNLLKQKFMVEAPNEVWVSDITYVPTNEGWLYLATVVDLFSRKVVGLAMSQRITADLVLRAVNQAVKRRQPDSGLILHSDRGSQYTSRVYHQLTKKHRIRLSMSSTGNCYDNAVAESFFHTLKLAVVHDQKYQTRNQAMRCIFEYVEVFYNRQRMHSTLNYLSPEEFERNYFNQPQYPIAKCLVKG comes from the coding sequence ATTAAAAAAGGCGTTAACCATTTTCTCAAAGAAAAAGTAAAAAGAGCCGAGCTTTATGAATTTATTAATTTGTATCGGCGAGATTTCTCAATTGAGAGAATGGCAAAGATTTTTGGTGTTAGTCGTAGCGCTTACTATCAGTACAGTCGTGGTAACTTGTCTAAGAAAGAGATAATAAATAGCCAGTTACGCCCTCTGTTAATCAAAGCATTCATAAACTCAAAGGGAGAATATGGCACAAGGCGGTTACAGCTTTTACTTAGACGACTAGATATCTATGTCGGTCGTAAACGTATTGCTAAGCTAATGAAAGAATTGGGGCTTTATGCTAAAGCAAGAAGAAAGTTTAAGGTAACCACCAATCAAAGTAAAAGACCTTATTATGTTGCACCTAATTTGTTAAAACAAAAATTCATGGTAGAAGCTCCTAATGAGGTATGGGTGAGTGATATCACTTATGTGCCAACTAATGAAGGATGGTTATATTTAGCAACTGTTGTTGACTTATTTTCAAGGAAAGTTGTTGGCTTGGCTATGAGTCAGCGTATTACAGCTGATTTAGTTTTAAGGGCAGTTAATCAAGCAGTTAAAAGGCGACAGCCTGATTCAGGGTTGATATTACACTCTGATAGGGGATCTCAATATACAAGCCGAGTTTATCATCAATTAACTAAAAAGCATCGAATTAGATTAAGCATGAGTAGTACGGGTAACTGCTATGACAATGCTGTAGCTGAAAGTTTTTTCCATACTTTGAAATTAGCAGTTGTACATGATCAGAAATACCAAACTAGGAATCAAGCAATGCGCTGTATCTTTGAATATGTTGAAGTTTTTTATAACCGCCAAAGGATGCACTCAACGTTAAACTATTTATCACCAGAGGAGTTTGAAAGAAATTATTTTAATCAACCACAATATCCCATAGCCAAGTGTCTAGTAAAAGGTTGA
- a CDS encoding MFS transporter: MSDFLKRKSNDTNKSSLLILIVCLSGLFIDGYILYISSIALPLIQKQYALTAFELGITQSVTLIGAAFGAIIFGKLSDKLGRKKLLIYNLIFFIVASVLSALSWNVLSLITFRLFIGIAVGMDYPICAAYMVEMIEKSKIKQYVAIAMCFNCLASPIGVIIAWIIINLYPQINAWRFILVSSAIWAVLALFLRSKLPESILWKRQKQFELKNSKIPFRKHFRTLVSREYLKMTLAFSCIWFFMNVAYYGIGSFTPMIIASLNINSQSSLLISIQDVIYSTLLVNLFILAGAFCAIWLIQRINSIYLQKIGLLMSFIGLATLSLSSISSVLVINMTLLFGGFILFNFFINLGPGITTYLLPAEYYPTEIKATGHGFASGIAKTGAFLGAISLPILQFYLGIYITIFIVSITLLIGFLITGRLFVSDNLNSLT; encoded by the coding sequence GTGTCAGATTTTTTAAAACGAAAAAGTAATGACACTAACAAAAGCAGTTTACTTATCCTAATTGTTTGTTTATCTGGTTTATTTATAGATGGCTATATTCTTTATATTAGTTCAATTGCTTTACCTTTAATTCAAAAGCAGTATGCTTTAACAGCATTTGAACTTGGCATAACCCAATCAGTAACACTCATTGGTGCTGCATTTGGGGCCATTATTTTTGGTAAATTATCAGATAAGCTTGGCCGTAAAAAATTATTGATTTATAACTTGATTTTTTTTATCGTAGCCTCTGTATTATCAGCATTATCATGGAATGTTTTATCACTGATTACCTTTAGACTATTCATTGGAATAGCTGTGGGCATGGATTATCCAATTTGTGCTGCGTATATGGTAGAGATGATTGAAAAATCAAAGATCAAGCAATATGTTGCAATCGCTATGTGTTTTAACTGTCTGGCATCTCCGATTGGCGTTATAATAGCGTGGATTATTATTAATTTATATCCTCAAATCAATGCTTGGCGATTTATTCTAGTATCAAGCGCTATTTGGGCAGTTTTGGCATTATTTTTAAGATCAAAATTACCTGAAAGTATTCTCTGGAAAAGACAAAAACAGTTTGAATTAAAAAATAGTAAAATACCATTTAGAAAGCATTTTCGTACTCTCGTTTCTCGAGAGTATTTAAAAATGACTTTGGCATTTTCTTGTATTTGGTTTTTTATGAATGTTGCATATTATGGTATTGGTTCATTTACGCCAATGATTATTGCCTCACTTAATATTAATTCACAATCAAGTTTATTAATATCAATTCAAGATGTAATCTACTCTACATTGTTGGTTAACTTATTTATCTTAGCTGGTGCATTTTGCGCAATTTGGTTAATTCAACGCATTAATAGTATTTACTTACAAAAAATTGGCTTACTGATGTCATTTATTGGTTTAGCTACTTTATCATTAAGTTCAATTAGCAGTGTTTTAGTTATTAATATGACTTTATTATTTGGTGGGTTCATACTATTTAATTTTTTTATTAATTTAGGTCCTGGCATTACAACGTATTTATTGCCAGCAGAATACTATCCAACTGAAATTAAAGCAACAGGTCATGGTTTTGCCAGTGGTATTGCAAAAACAGGTGCATTTTTAGGAGCAATTAGTTTACCAATTTTACAATTTTATTTAGGCATTTATATAACGATATTTATTGTGTCAATTACCTTATTAATTGGTTTTTTAATTACAGGTAGACTGTTTGTTTCTGATAATTTAAATTCTTTAACCTAA
- a CDS encoding transposase: protein MTTRKRHSYDAEFKRNAASLYVNGKKSLSELTKQLGVAESTLYNWVSEYCQRGDESFKPKELSAQEKELLALKKQLADVSMERDILKKALTIFSKKK from the coding sequence ATGACAACTAGAAAACGTCATTCTTATGATGCTGAATTTAAACGTAATGCAGCATCGTTATATGTTAATGGTAAAAAAAGCTTATCAGAATTAACAAAGCAATTAGGAGTAGCAGAATCTACTTTATACAACTGGGTTAGTGAGTATTGTCAACGAGGAGATGAAAGCTTTAAACCCAAAGAACTCTCGGCACAAGAAAAAGAATTACTTGCGCTTAAAAAGCAATTAGCTGATGTTAGCATGGAGCGTGATATATTAAAAAAGGCGTTAACCATTTTCTCAAAGAAAAAGTAA
- a CDS encoding GNAT family N-acetyltransferase, translating to MVTRSLNSGASLLSTMPFEFNSYHALFTATTLCVLSYLGYDAISTLAEEAKKPTKDVPRAIIFSVIFSATMMFLLGYLGVLASPNITQNIHNTDWVNSALFYIVQASSNEYFTAIFTASVILCMAVFNIVSTTAGARLLFGMGRDRVISRSIFGQVNKKFKTPHYNILLIMLIELILGLSLTLDSIVNFVNFGAILGFCILNFAVFYRILTKEKRTQEQSKVIRLIKLLIPFLGVISMITLIVMMEKTTLIVGFIWTGIGIIYLFFNKYLKPQTKVHDHTVVNENLIDQNNATIFTPKTIDDFKLLKRCWDYDHWNISDTLLSCIMQTNRESLILIKQDQDLIGSIVAYNYDDDFGYFGLFYVRSEFRGDNFGAYLTGHALAKWANRKVACDAVLSQIDKYQRIGFQPIYENRRYVFTPHQSMLVNDNAHSNITLASNYDLEAIIDYDSNHFYVKRKALLTTWLSINKNHSYVYIKNGQIAGLISISPAYEAYRIGPFYAETIEIAQQLLLKVASEYIDQLIHIDIPIINKNTVQLIEQFSMLETPMKFVRMHKGLLKVNNIDKVYGHLSIELG from the coding sequence ATGGTAACCAGATCATTAAATAGTGGTGCGTCATTATTGAGCACGATGCCATTTGAATTTAATTCTTATCATGCCTTATTTACTGCAACTACCTTATGTGTTTTAAGTTATCTTGGTTATGATGCCATCTCAACTTTAGCAGAAGAAGCAAAAAAACCAACTAAAGATGTGCCAAGAGCAATTATTTTCTCAGTTATATTTAGTGCAACGATGATGTTTTTACTTGGTTATTTAGGTGTTTTAGCATCACCTAATATTACTCAAAATATCCATAATACAGACTGGGTTAATAGTGCTCTTTTTTATATTGTTCAAGCCAGTAGCAATGAATATTTTACCGCTATATTTACTGCATCAGTAATCCTATGTATGGCCGTTTTTAATATTGTATCAACTACAGCTGGTGCTAGATTATTATTTGGTATGGGCCGAGATCGAGTAATATCAAGAAGCATTTTTGGTCAGGTAAATAAAAAGTTTAAAACACCACATTATAATATTTTACTGATTATGCTGATAGAGCTTATTTTAGGGCTTTCATTGACATTAGACTCCATAGTTAACTTCGTTAATTTTGGCGCAATTCTAGGCTTCTGTATTTTAAACTTTGCTGTATTTTATCGCATACTAACTAAAGAAAAACGCACACAAGAACAATCGAAGGTCATACGACTTATAAAACTATTAATTCCATTTCTAGGGGTAATCTCAATGATTACCTTGATAGTTATGATGGAAAAAACAACACTGATCGTTGGATTTATCTGGACTGGTATTGGTATTATTTATCTATTTTTTAATAAATATCTAAAGCCACAGACTAAAGTACATGACCATACGGTAGTTAATGAAAATTTAATTGACCAAAATAATGCCACAATATTTACACCAAAAACAATCGATGATTTTAAGCTACTTAAAAGATGCTGGGACTATGATCACTGGAATATCAGTGACACATTATTATCATGTATTATGCAAACCAATCGCGAAAGTCTAATTTTGATTAAACAAGACCAAGACTTAATCGGTAGTATTGTTGCTTATAATTATGATGATGATTTTGGATATTTTGGCCTATTTTATGTTCGCTCTGAATTTCGAGGTGATAACTTTGGCGCCTACTTAACTGGTCATGCACTTGCAAAATGGGCAAATCGTAAAGTTGCCTGTGATGCTGTTTTAAGTCAAATTGATAAATATCAAAGAATTGGCTTTCAACCAATCTATGAAAATAGACGTTATGTCTTTACTCCCCATCAATCAATGTTGGTTAACGATAACGCTCATAGCAATATTACACTTGCAAGTAATTATGACCTTGAAGCAATTATTGATTATGACAGCAATCATTTTTACGTTAAACGCAAAGCATTATTAACGACTTGGTTATCCATTAATAAAAATCATAGTTATGTTTATATTAAAAATGGCCAAATTGCCGGTCTTATCTCCATATCACCTGCTTATGAAGCCTATCGCATTGGTCCATTCTATGCTGAAACAATTGAAATTGCTCAACAATTACTATTAAAAGTTGCATCTGAATATATTGATCAACTAATTCATATTGATATACCAATAATTAATAAAAATACAGTTCAGCTAATTGAACAATTTTCCATGCTTGAAACACCGATGAAATTTGTTCGCATGCATAAAGGACTCTTAAAGGTTAATAATATTGATAAAGTATATGGGCATTTATCAATTGAATTAGGTTAA